CTAGACCGACTGACAGTCCCGTAAAAACAAGATAACTAATTAGATAAGCCAGCCAAGTATATACCCCAATTCGAGGAGTTAGAACAACCGCCATGAGAATAGATAAAATTGCAGCTACTATCACACTTAACGACTTCACTCCGATTCCTCCGTTTTGTTTTGACAACATTCCCCGGCACCTTCGACAGACCACTGTCCCATAGTCACAGACCTTGGCGGGAAGACCGCAGGAAGAGATATGGTCTCTCCTCCTACTCCCGGTGTCGTGATTTGAGGATTCCCAAGCAATGGATACTGAATATTACGCTCCCACCAATTCCCATCTTTATCATTATTAAATCCCAATCCTTGACCAAGGGTCATTTCCCCACTCCAAGTGTACTTATCCCCTGTCCATCGAACATTAACATCCCTAAGTATCACCAAAATCCGCCCCAGTCGATATTGTGTCGTGATATAAGACTGTCCCTCTGGCAAATCGGTCATATTATACGGCCCCAGTGTAGTCGGGTGCGAACTACAACTTTTACTCAACTCGGTTTCAACTTTACGCTTAGCCCAAAGTCGGTAACGCTCAATGTCAGCACCATGGTTCTGATCAAACCATTCCGTGTAATCCAAATGCTCACCGTCATCTGGGCCAATAGGAGGAAAAAAATGATCTGACATTGATGGTCCTTGCGGAGGTACGGGACCAGCATCAAGGAAATCACTAGCAGCAAGCACCTCTCCCCAGTTCCCCTGATCCATGAGTCCAAGCACATCGCCCCGAGAGACTCCATCATTCCCAACAAACCCATATAAATTCAACCCTCCCCGTTCTCCAATCGGGTCTCTGGAGAGCCATCTGCCAACGACAGGGTCATAATAGCGGTAGCCGTAGTAAAGGAGGCCGGATTCTGGGTCGGTATATTTGGTGGAGAAGCGGTAGTTGAGTTCGGCCACGGCGGCACCGGTAGCACGTAAGGGTTCGCCGAAGGGACCGTACTCGAATCGCGCCGAAACCGTGCCAGACTGGCTGTCCACATAAGCCATGACATTCCCATTGCCATCGCAAGCGGGGTAATAGGTATCAGCCCCCGCAGTAACGGCCAGCAGGCCACCGACGCCACCCGCCCCTTGAAGGGTTCCACTCAAGTCGAGCCCCCAGGTGTAGGTGCGCGAGGGGGCAAGAGCCCCAGCCCCATCGTAAGCAAGCTCGGCCAACACATTCCACTCGTCATAGAGAAAAGCGATAGTCTCCACAGGCGTACTCTCCCAGCCACCCGCCACATCATCCCAATCGAACACCTCTTTCTTCATGCGGCGACCCTGGGAGTCATAGGTAAAGACCAGTTTCCGATTGGGAACCCCCAAGCCAGCTGCCACAGAAGTTGGCTCCATCGCAATAAGGCGATTTTCACCATCCCAAGTATACACCCAACGAGAGTCGTTGGACAAGTTCCCGTCGTCATCGTATATAAAGTTTTCCGGGTTGGGAGGTAGGTAGGCGCTGGCTTCAGCCTCGGCGACAGCATCGGCACCACCACTCCCCTGCCCTGAGTAGGTTCCCTGGATCGCGATACTCTCCTGCCGGGCAGCATTTGGACTTGTTTCCCCGGAGTAATCCAAGAGTGCCTGGAAGTACTCTCCTGTACGGGTGGCCGTCTCCGCATTAACCGTCACTTCCGCCGCCGGGTGAGCAGACCCCAGCACTCCAAGGACGCGAGGCACGCTGCGACTGCCGTACTGGTTAAGCGGATTGGCACCGTTTGTCCCGGTGGCATCGGCTCCGGCATAATACACCTGACGACGGGTTGTATTCCCATCCCGCCCGGCCTGAGTACGGTTACCGATATCGTCAAACCCGTAATTGAACACGTAGCCGGGAATTGGTTGCGCACCAGGCAGGTACTTCGCAGCGCTGGTGACTTGCCCCAACGCATCGTAACCGTAAAGCCAGTACTCTCCGCTGCCCAGAGTGGCCGCAGTCCGCTGGTTCGCCGCATTGTATGCGTAGGTCATACCCAGTTGCTGATGAGGAATACCATAACTCAGGCTCCTTAGACGACCAAGATTATCATACTGACGGTGAACGGCAAGCACTTCCGCAGCCCCACGGGACTGCACCACATTTTCCACCAGAGCGCTACCGGGGCGATAACCGTATGCCGCCGTGTGCACCTGACCGCCCTGACTGAAGCCAATCGTCTCCAGACGCCCTGTGACACCGTCGAAGCCGTACTGCACTGCGTGCAGCGGACTGGTGCCATCGGAAAGGCTGACCGTGTTCGGGCGAGTGGCCGCATCAAATGTCCTCTCAACCGCAAAACCATCCCAGGGCTCCCCGTCCGCTTCATAGGTCTCCGAGACAATCCGACCATCCCCATAAACAAGCGTTCGCGTGCCAGTCCTATCGGTTATGGCTCCGATTCGCCCGCTGCGGTCATACTGCGTATAGCTGATGGCTGGAGTCTTACCATCACTGTAGGATATGCCCGTCTGATAGCCGTAGTCCGGGTCGTAGGAATAAGCCGTAACAATCCCACGACCACCGGTCCGAGTCTTCAGTCGGCCGGCATCGTCGTATGTATAGCTCAGGTCAGGAGTGCCGGGATTCCCCACCTCGTAGGCGTAGTATTTCTCCTGCAAAAGCCCGCGAGCATTATAAACCCAATGGGTAACAACCGGAACCCCCGAAGGGTAATCCTGCCAAGTCTTCATCGTGGCCATGCGACCCGCGTAGTCATAAGCATACTCTACCGGGTAGGTTCTCGACCCGCTGCGACGCTTGAGTTGTCCATCCGGATAGTATTCCTCGGTCTGTATTCTTCCGTCCGGCAAGGTGATTGTCCTCGTCATGCTCCCATCCGGGGCATCGCTATAGGCATAGGAAGTCGTCTGTGCCTGGTCACCGGGGAGACTGGATCCCTCAACCGCCACAGGCGTCGTCACACTCTCGAGACGACCATTAGCCAGATAACTGTAGGTCGTGACACCGAAGGCATCGCTCACGGTATGCGGAGCACCCAAGTCGCTGTAAGTGTACTGAGTCTGATCAAGCATGGCGCCCTGAGCGTCATAGCTTGCACTGGAGACCACTTGGCCATCCGCGTAAACGGTAATTGTTTTCGAGACAAAGCCCCCAACGGCGTCGGCAATGCTCGTCGTGACCGTACGGGTGGCCGGAGCATAGCCACCCGATCCGCCCACCGGCACGGCAGGGGTCAATGCCGTAACCGTTGTCGCCGTCAGTCCGTACTGAGTTGTGACAGTGGTAAGATCGTCGAGGCTGACCTCGGTGACTTGCGCCCCTGAAACATCATCCCCACTCACAGAAGTCGTCTTGCGAACCCGCACTCCGCTATCCCACGAAGCAGGCCCGTAGCTGATGGTTGTCGTCTGCACCGGC
Above is a genomic segment from Ruficoccus amylovorans containing:
- a CDS encoding RHS repeat domain-containing protein, coding for MLYQDYVYVSLLGANAGNNPLEEPSYWARKAPDLDEGTYEAGDQVWYRNVIWEATGPVTVTISGGVFDFDENDWTAIYKPGAFEVRFYRPGSFEAAPDSVTGLYPLVSGANPFVTYVVSNPTPSASEPDQLKVEEIRSGASVNVYHWTQTGNTWSYAEGGNLILTELTRSGAFDENAPVGTTRTERRKLKNGSGEVASDVLKTYEMFPWGEELISEAQDPEGVNRVTRYYYHDEDSGAPGYGRLKLRVGPFGNWDYWIYDADGRQIKTVSQFKNTSAPGGDTLPSSVDESSNRVVSHTFNEDADAGWNASLGELRRTVTYVQGNEVSRGYQIRYEEREIERIQGIDTEVKIVTYVDCTVPGAALGAASNLVTVERTIDEFDLKGQPFSIERPDGTMTRYSYSYDTSSSETMDWLVTTREEGTYVYTPLLEFEPFLREVTVVDGVGNLQSRESFRFDESGEPFTVDLEVVNGHDSETGRPTSIIYLDGTTRDMAYACCGLAWELSRDGEYTQYTYDDAGRVVEALKGDGLTSYDLDAAGRAVRTTFSKGSASTETTSTYNKAGELVSSMDVMGRITDRIKDTVTAAGETFVRERVSFPYLPGQAPVWATTTLSYQDGSLYQVSGPSTMARRYSYSSAVPGEEATTETFLKPDLSASGEYSTTVTDMLGRTRTVLQPALAPGGAGEAQTSYSYNALGQLVSMEDPTGVTTFYVYDDEGQLWKTYVGDDVEGPVQTTTISYGPASWDSGVRVRKTTSVSGDDVSGAQVTEVSLDDLTTVTTQYGLTATTVTALTPAVPVGGSGGYAPATRTVTTSIADAVGGFVSKTITVYADGQVVSSASYDAQGAMLDQTQYTYSDLGAPHTVSDAFGVTTYSYLANGRLESVTTPVAVEGSSLPGDQAQTTSYAYSDAPDGSMTRTITLPDGRIQTEEYYPDGQLKRRSGSRTYPVEYAYDYAGRMATMKTWQDYPSGVPVVTHWVYNARGLLQEKYYAYEVGNPGTPDLSYTYDDAGRLKTRTGGRGIVTAYSYDPDYGYQTGISYSDGKTPAISYTQYDRSGRIGAITDRTGTRTLVYGDGRIVSETYEADGEPWDGFAVERTFDAATRPNTVSLSDGTSPLHAVQYGFDGVTGRLETIGFSQGGQVHTAAYGYRPGSALVENVVQSRGAAEVLAVHRQYDNLGRLRSLSYGIPHQQLGMTYAYNAANQRTAATLGSGEYWLYGYDALGQVTSAAKYLPGAQPIPGYVFNYGFDDIGNRTQAGRDGNTTRRQVYYAGADATGTNGANPLNQYGSRSVPRVLGVLGSAHPAAEVTVNAETATRTGEYFQALLDYSGETSPNAARQESIAIQGTYSGQGSGGADAVAEAEASAYLPPNPENFIYDDDGNLSNDSRWVYTWDGENRLIAMEPTSVAAGLGVPNRKLVFTYDSQGRRMKKEVFDWDDVAGGWESTPVETIAFLYDEWNVLAELAYDGAGALAPSRTYTWGLDLSGTLQGAGGVGGLLAVTAGADTYYPACDGNGNVMAYVDSQSGTVSARFEYGPFGEPLRATGAAVAELNYRFSTKYTDPESGLLYYGYRYYDPVVGRWLSRDPIGERGGLNLYGFVGNDGVSRGDVLGLMDQGNWGEVLAASDFLDAGPVPPQGPSMSDHFFPPIGPDDGEHLDYTEWFDQNHGADIERYRLWAKRKVETELSKSCSSHPTTLGPYNMTDLPEGQSYITTQYRLGRILVILRDVNVRWTGDKYTWSGEMTLGQGLGFNNDKDGNWWERNIQYPLLGNPQITTPGVGGETISLPAVFPPRSVTMGQWSVEGAGECCQNKTEESE